The window TATTACTGACAGTAAGATTGACAGTATACAAACCAGCTGTATCATACGTATGAATTATATTCTGGCTGGAGTAATCTTCAGTACCGTCAGCATCAATATCCCAGGACCATGACGTTGCATTGGTTGACAGATCAGTAAACGCAACGCTCAGGGGAGCAATACCTTCAGTGACATTAGCACTGAAATCGGATACCGGAAGTATAG of the Methanococcoides sp. AM1 genome contains:
- a CDS encoding PKD domain-containing protein, with the translated sequence ILPVSDFSANVTEGIAPLSVAFTDLSTNATSWSWDIDADGTEDYSSQNIIHTYDTAGLYTVNLTVSN